Sequence from the Catenuloplanes indicus genome:
AGCTCGCGGGCGCGCTGCGGGTCTCCACCCCGGCCATGTACCTGCGGGCCGGGCTGCTGGAGGGCGACGCGCCCGGCGTGCTCGAGGCCATCGCGGGCGACCCGGACCTGACGATGGCGCAGAAGCAGTCACTCACCCAGATCTACGACACGTTCCGCCGGGAGAACGCACGCGAGGCGGCGGCCGCGGCTGCCGAGGCTGCGGACGCCACGGCCGAGGCGGCGGCCGCGGCTGCCGAGGTCGCGGACGCCACGGCCGAGGCGGCGGCGAAGACGGACGGTGACGCGGCCGCGCAGGCGCCCCCGGTGAAGAAGGCGCCGACCACGACCACCCCCACCACGGAGGAGACGTCATGACGAACCAGACCGAGACCACGACCCCGGCCGGCACCCGCATCCCCACGCCGCTCTACGCGGTGGCCGGTGCCGGTGACCTGGCGTACCAGCAGATCCGCAAGCTCCCCGAGGTGGTCGAGCAGCTGCGCGAGCGCGTGCCGGTCGCGGTGGCCGAGCTGCGCACCCGGGCCGAGGAGCTGAACGGGCGGCGCGACGAGATCCGTACCCGCGCGGTCGAGGGTTTGAAGGTCGCGCAGGCGCAGGCCGGCTCGCTGCGGCAGCGCGCCGCCGGCCCGGAGAGCGAGGTGGCGAAGCTGACCGAGGCCGCCAAGCGCAACGCGGTCGCCGCGCTCGCGGTCGCCCAGGCCGGTGCGCAGGTCGCGCAGCAGCGGGCGGTCAGCACGTACGCGGCGCTGGTCGCGCACGGCGAGCGCGTGGTCGGCACCGGTGTGGTGCAGGCCGCCGACACCGTGAACGCGGACATCGAGGCCACGGAGGCCCCGGCCGAGGTCACCGCGACCCCGGCGGACGTGACCGAGGCGATCGCCACCCCGGCCGACGTGGCCGCGGCGCCGCGGAAGCGGGTGGCGAAGAAGGCCGCACCGGCCGCGGAGTGACCCGGTGAGCGCGAGGCCCGGACCGCGGGCCTCGCGCTCCGCTACCCCGCGCCGGGGAACGCTCTAAGCTTGGGGGCATGGCAGCCGACGTCCCGATCTTCGCCTTCTACGTTCGCGGCATCATCGACCTGGTGATTCTCTTCCTGGCGCTGGTCGTCCTCGGCGTCTCGTTCGTGCACTGCCTCACCCAGCGGGCGGACGGTTTCCCCGCCATCGGCACCCTGCCCAAGGGCGGCTGGCTGGCGATCCTCGGTCTGTGCATGGTCTTCTGCCTCCTGCTGAGCCGGCAGACCATCTTCCAGATGATCGGCATCGCGGCCGGGATGGTGTACCTGCTGGACGTCCGCGTCGGCCTTCGGGACCTCTCCGACGGCAAAGGCTTCTGGTGAGGGATTTCCGCTGGCCGCCGCGACCCGACGGCGGCCCGCGGACCTACGGTCCCGGACCCTCCGCCCCACGCAGTGGCCGCCCCACGCTCCCCGAGCCGCCGACCGACATCGTGCAGACCCCGCACGGGGTACGGCTGGAGCGGCTGATCGGCGGCACCGGTGAGCCGGGCACCGTGTTCGCGCACGGGCTGGCCGGCAGCATCGCCGCGACCCGTCCGCTGGGCAGCGCCGTGCTCGGCCGCCGTGTCTTCTTCCAGTTCCGCGGCCACGGCCGATCGGAGGCGCCAGCCGGTCCGTGGGACTACGCCGACCTGGCCCGTGACCTGAGGGCCGTCGCCGACCTGTCGGACGCCACCCGCGCGCTCGGCGTCAGCATGGGCGCGGCCGCGCTGGCCCGTCTGCTCGCGGAGAGCCCCGGCCGGTTCGAGCGGGTGGTCTTCTTCCTGCCGATCCCGGTGGCCGAGCCGCGCGGCGACGCGCTGCGCGACCGGATCGAGACGCTGCTCGCGACCGTGCAGGACGGCGACCTGGCCGCGATCGCCGAGGCCGTCTCCGCCGAGCTGCCGCCGTCCGTGCGCAACACCCCGGCCGGCTGGGGCTACCTGCGGCAACGCGTCGAGCAGCTGTCCCGGGACGGGCTCGGCGCGGACCTCACCGGCCTGGCCGACGCGATCCCGGTGTCGGACCCCGGCGCGCTCGGCGCGGTGACCGCGGAGGCGCTGGTGATCGGCGCCCGCGGCGACGACCTGCACCCGGTGGAGGCGGCCGAGCACCTGGCAGGCCTGCTGCCGCGCGCGACGCTGCACGTCTACGACCGCCCCGGCCCGGTCTTCACCCACCGCGCCGACCTTCGCGAGCGCATCGCCGGCTTCCTGAACTGACCGTTCGGGAATCGGTGCCGGTAGCTGCGTAACCTTTAGCTTCCGTTTTGCGGTGATTCGGGTGTGAAGGTGTCGCCGAGGATCGTGTTCGCGGCCATCGTGGTGTGCGGCCTCCCATCCGCCATCCACGTGGGCTGGCGCCTGGGCGGCCTGTCCTCGCCGCTCGGCCCGTCCGGAGTAGGCCTGTTCGGCGACGCGCCCGCCGGCAGCGCCCCACCGAGCGCGGTCGCGACCTGGGGTACCGCGCCACCGGGCAGCACGCCGCACGACCCGCCCGGCACCGCCGCCGGTGCGGGCGTGGTGAGCCCGCTCCCCGGCGTGCCCGCACCGGCCGGCCAGCCGACCCCCGTCCGCCCCGGCACCGGCCCCACGCCACCGCCCACCACCGGCGGCGCGGCCACGCCGGCGCCACCGCCGTCCACCGGTTCCCCGTCCGCGCCGGCGACCTGCACGCCGGTGCCGCTGCTGCCGATCTGCGCGCCGACCGGCCCCAGCGGCCCGGCCGGCCCGGTCGAATCCGGTGGCCCCGGCAACCCGGAGGGCACGTTCTCCCCGGAGCCGATGCCCACCGCCGCATCACCCGAATCGACACCCTCCGGCGACTGGCCGGACTGGCCGGGCTGGCTGGAATCCGCCACGGCCGTGCCACCCCAGGAACCGCCTGCCGACCGGCCGGAACCAGAGCTACCGGACGAGTGGCTGGAGTCCGCCACGTCGGTACCGGAACCGTCCGGCGAGCGGCCGGAGTCGATCACGGTGCGCTCAGAAGCGGCTCGCGGGTGGCCGGAGCCGGCGGCGACGCAATCGGCGCCGTCCGGCGGGCTGCCGGGCGTGGCGTCTGCTGGTGGGTTGCCGGATCTGGCGCCGTCCGGCGAGCGGTCTACGGCCCGCCCCGAGCCGATCCCGACGCCGGACGGCGAGTGGTCCGGGGCAGAGCCGGGGGCGGAGCCCGCATAGGGCCGCGGTGGCCGGGAGGCGGTGATGGCGCGCTGCCCTTAGGCTTCCAGGTCGTGACGCTTCCGCAGCAGCCCGGGCCGCACGCCCGGCCCCCGATCACCGCACACCCGGCCGCCGTACGCGCCGGCAGCACCGCGCAGGAGTTCCTCGCCGGGATCCGGATGCTGCTGCGCGGCCTCGGGCTCTACGTCAGCAACCCGCGTCTGATGGCGTTCGGCCTGATCCCCGCGTTCATCTCCGGCCTGCTCTACCTCGCCGCGTTCGGCACGCTGTTCTACTTCGTCTCGGACATCTCGGAGTGGCTGACGCCGTTCGCCGACACCTGGGACCAGGGCTTCCAGGAGATCATCCGGCTCGCCGTGGCCGCGGCGGTGCTGGGCCTGTTCGTGTTGGTCGGCATGCTCACGTTCACCGCGATCACCCTGCTGATCGGCGACCCGTTCTACGAGAAGATCTCCGAGGCCGTCGAGAACCGCTACGGCGGCGTCCCCGACGAGGTCGACCTGCCCTGGCACCGGACCATGCGGCTGAGCCTGACCGACTCGATCCGCCTGATCGGCCTGACCGTCCTCTGCGGCATCCCGCTGTTCCTGCTCGGCTTCATCCCGCTGATCGGCCAGACCGTCGTCCCCGTGATCGCCGCGCTGGTCGGCGGATGGTTCCTGGCGATAGAACTGACCGGCTTCCCGTTCTACCGCCGCGGCCTCCGCCTCGCCGACCGCCGCCGCGTCCTCCGCGCCCACCGCCCCGCCGCACTCGGCTTCGGCGTCGGCGTCTTCATCTGCTTCCTCATCCCGCTCGGCGCCATCCTGGTCACCCCGGCCGCCGTCGCCGGCGCCGCGCTCCTCTCCCGCCGCTCTCTCGGCTTCCCCATCGATCACCACTGACCCAACTCGACAAAGGCCGATATTTCCGCTTCCGGTCGTGACCCTGAACGGTGCCGGCGCCGCGTTTGCGTCCATCGATGACGCGATCAAGAAGGTGCACGCTCTCGCGGACACCGACACCGACAACCGCCAGCCAACCTCGCCCCTCGGCTTCTCCGGCCACCCGGAGATCACTTAGAGGTGCGCTTCCTGGCCTTGCCGCCGGCCGCGTCATCGCGACAGGCCGCTCGAAGAGAAGGCGGGAGGCGAGGAAGGCAGAGGAAGCGGCACAAGCCCGCCGGACGCTCGCGGCCGAATCTGAGATGACCACCAGTCCGCCAGGCGGCCCGCCCGGAACTTCACGATAAAGACGAGATCCACAATCCTGCGGGGCGGTCGTTGCCGTGGACGTCGATCCGCGGTCTGGTCCGGACTCTCTTACGCAACATCGGCCACGCCAGCTTCGGGTCCTCGCTCGGAAGCGGGCCTCGGCCCCGGCTCGGGCTGGCCCCGGCTCGGCCTGGCCCCGGCTCGGCCTGGTCGGCGAGGACCCGGCCCGGATCGCGGCTGACCTGGTGCGACAGAGGACGGCGGCGCACATTTGAGCCAGGTAAGCAGAGCCAAGGTGGCGGGGAAGCTGGGCGCGGCTGGGGATTGAGTGCGGCCGGGGCCGGCGGGGGTCGGGAGTGGGCTGGGACCGGCTCCGTCGCGGAGGCCGGAGCGGAGCTGCCGGCGGAGTCGGAGGCCTCCGCGCGGTTTGCCCGCGGGAGCGTGCCCGACGTGGGCACGCCGGGAGCGGGAAGGTCGGTTCGGGGCGGTCGGGTGGGCGCCGGGTGGGGTGGAGGCCCGGCGCCCGGGGTGGGTCAGAGGCCGTTGTTGCGGATGACCTGGGAGTAGAAGCGGGCGCTGTCCTTCGGGATGCGGCGCTGGGTGTGGTAGTCGACGTAGACGACGCCGAAGCGTTTGCGGTAGCCCTCGGCCCACTCGTAGTTGTCCATCAGGGACCAGACGAAGTAGCCGCGCAGGTCGACGCCGCGGGCAATGGCGTCGTGGCAGGCGCGCAGGTGGCCGTCGAGGTAGGTGACGCGGTCGGTGTCGGGGACGCGGTCGCCGGTCTCGTCCGGGCCGGTGGGGTACGCGGCGCCGTTCTCGGTGATCATGAGTGGGGTGCCGGGATAGTCGCGGTGGATGCGTTCCAGCAGGCGGGTCAGCGCGGCCGGCTCGATCGCCCAGCCCATGTCGGTGACCGGGCCGGCGGCCGGCAGGAACTCGATGCCCTCGGTGCCGGGGGCGGTCGGGTTGCCGTCGATGCCGGGCTTCGACCGGACGTAGGTCGGCGAGTAGAAGTTGATGCCGAGCACGTCGATCGGCTGGTTGATGATCGTCTCGTCGCCGGTGCGCAGCCAGCTCAGGTCGGAGAACCGGCGGATGTGCTGGAGCACGTCGTCCGGGTAGGAGCCGCGCAGGATCGGGTCGAAGAAGATCCGGTTCTGCAGGCCGTCGACCAGGTGGGCGGCGGCCACGTCGGCCTCGCTCTCCGGGTCGGCGGGGGAGACCGCGGCGGGGTTGAGCGTGATGCCGAGCGTCTGCACGCCCGCGTCGCGGAGCGCGCGGGTGGCCAGGCCGTGGCCGAGCAGCAGGTGGTGGACGGCCTTGAACGCGGACTCCGGGTCCTGGACGCCGGGCGCGTGGATGCCGGCGGCGTAGCCGAGGTAGGCGGAGCACCACGGCTCGTTCAGCGTGGTCCAGGTCTCGACCCGGTCGCCGAGCCGCTTGTGGACGGCCTGCGCGTAGTCGGCGAACGCTAAGGCCGTGTCCCGGGAGGTCCAGCCGCCACGGTCCTCCAGCGACTGCGGCAGGTCCCAGTGGTAGAGCGTGACGACCGGGGTGATCCCCTTGCCGCGCAGCTCGTCCACCAGCCGGTCGTAGAAGTCCAGGCCGGCCGGGTTGACCGGGCCGGTGCCGTCCGGCTGGATGCGCGGCCATGCGATGGAGAACCGGTACGCCTGCAGGCCGAGGTCCGCCATCATGGCCACGTCGTCGCGGTACCGGTGGTAGTGGTCGCAGGCGACGTCGCCGGTGTGCCCGGCGTACACCTTGCCCGGTGTGCGGCTGAACGTGTCCCAGATCGAGGGGCCGCGGCCGTCTTCCCGGGCGGCGCCCTCGATCTGGTAGGAGGCGGTGGCGGCCCCCCAGAGGAAGCCCTTGGGGAACGTCACGCTCGGTGTTGGAGGGTTAGTCACGTCGCCATTATCACTCCCGGATCATGGCGGCGGGTGCGGTCAGCCGATGCGCAGGCCGTCCAGCAGAGAACGCTCTCCGGTGATCTCCAGAGTGTCGAACGGAATCCGGCCGTGCAGCGCGAGCAGAAGATCGCTGGCGGAACCGGCGGCGAGCACGCGCGCCCGGTGATCGTCGGAGTCCAGGATGGTGTCCGTGTCCAGCAGTGCCAGGCCCTCGCCGCGCAGCCGGACGAACCACTCGTGCTGGAGGTCGGACGCGACCAGGTGGATCATGCCGAACCGATCCCGCGGGCCGGTGCCACGCCCGGCCGGCAGCAGCGTGTCGAGCAACTCGGCCAGCCCGTCCGCGGCCAGCTTCGCCTCGATCGGCTCGGACAGCCCGATCGTCATCTGCGCGTCCCACCGGTGCAGCGTGGTCAGGTGCGCGGCGCGGCGCAGCCAGAACGCGGCCTTCTTCGGCGCGGGCATCGGATTCCACGCGGGCAGGTCCTCCTCCACGCCCTCCAGCGTGGCCAGGGCCGCCGCATACCGCTCGTCCCACCAGGTCAGCGGGTCGGCACCGGTCGGCGTGCCGGCCGGCTGCCGGGTCTCCTCGGGCGCGGTGGTCACGCCGCGGGTGACGTGCGTGGTGACCCACTCGTAGAAGCCGCCGAGGTGGCCGATCAGGTCCGTCACGGTCCACTCCGGACGCGTGGGAACGGGCGCGCCCGGCGTCTGTTCGGCGAGGGCCGCGCGGAACGCGGGACCCTCGGCGCGCAGTGCGCCGATCCAGAAGTCTTTCGTGGCATGCAGCTTCGTCATGACCGTTCCTCCCACGCGGCCGCCCAGTCCGCTCGCCCCCAGCCTAGGGTTAAGGGCGTGCACGACGTTAGCGCTGATTCGCCCACCGTCGCAGGGTCGACAGTCCCCAGTTCGCTCGCTCCGCACACCACGTTGCGGTTGGGCGGACCGGCCAGACGGCTGGTTTCCGCCGAAAATGCGGATGAACTGGTCGATTTGACGAGGACCGCGGGCCGAACGGGTGACCCGCTGTTGTTGCTGGCCGGTGGCAGCAACGTGGTGATCGGGGACGACGGATTCACCGGCACCGCGATTTTGGTCCGCAGCCGGGGCGTGGAGGTGATCAGCCGCCGCCCGGACCAGCTGATCGTCCGGGTCCAGGCCGGGCACCCGTGGGACGGGTTCGTGGCCGAGACGGTCGCGGCCGGCTGGGCCGGTGTCGAGTGCCTCTCCGGCATCCCCGGCTCGACCGGCGCCACC
This genomic interval carries:
- a CDS encoding helix-turn-helix domain-containing protein gives rise to the protein MAPADLPRDIGGFIRDMRRNAKISLRQLAEQAGVSNPYLSQIERGLRKPSAEVLQQLAGALRVSTPAMYLRAGLLEGDAPGVLEAIAGDPDLTMAQKQSLTQIYDTFRRENAREAAAAAAEAADATAEAAAAAAEVADATAEAAAKTDGDAAAQAPPVKKAPTTTTPTTEETS
- a CDS encoding DUF2516 family protein, translating into MAADVPIFAFYVRGIIDLVILFLALVVLGVSFVHCLTQRADGFPAIGTLPKGGWLAILGLCMVFCLLLSRQTIFQMIGIAAGMVYLLDVRVGLRDLSDGKGFW
- a CDS encoding alpha/beta fold hydrolase; this translates as MRDFRWPPRPDGGPRTYGPGPSAPRSGRPTLPEPPTDIVQTPHGVRLERLIGGTGEPGTVFAHGLAGSIAATRPLGSAVLGRRVFFQFRGHGRSEAPAGPWDYADLARDLRAVADLSDATRALGVSMGAAALARLLAESPGRFERVVFFLPIPVAEPRGDALRDRIETLLATVQDGDLAAIAEAVSAELPPSVRNTPAGWGYLRQRVEQLSRDGLGADLTGLADAIPVSDPGALGAVTAEALVIGARGDDLHPVEAAEHLAGLLPRATLHVYDRPGPVFTHRADLRERIAGFLN
- a CDS encoding EI24 domain-containing protein, coding for MTAHPAAVRAGSTAQEFLAGIRMLLRGLGLYVSNPRLMAFGLIPAFISGLLYLAAFGTLFYFVSDISEWLTPFADTWDQGFQEIIRLAVAAAVLGLFVLVGMLTFTAITLLIGDPFYEKISEAVENRYGGVPDEVDLPWHRTMRLSLTDSIRLIGLTVLCGIPLFLLGFIPLIGQTVVPVIAALVGGWFLAIELTGFPFYRRGLRLADRRRVLRAHRPAALGFGVGVFICFLIPLGAILVTPAAVAGAALLSRRSLGFPIDHH
- a CDS encoding GH1 family beta-glucosidase → MTNPPTPSVTFPKGFLWGAATASYQIEGAAREDGRGPSIWDTFSRTPGKVYAGHTGDVACDHYHRYRDDVAMMADLGLQAYRFSIAWPRIQPDGTGPVNPAGLDFYDRLVDELRGKGITPVVTLYHWDLPQSLEDRGGWTSRDTALAFADYAQAVHKRLGDRVETWTTLNEPWCSAYLGYAAGIHAPGVQDPESAFKAVHHLLLGHGLATRALRDAGVQTLGITLNPAAVSPADPESEADVAAAHLVDGLQNRIFFDPILRGSYPDDVLQHIRRFSDLSWLRTGDETIINQPIDVLGINFYSPTYVRSKPGIDGNPTAPGTEGIEFLPAAGPVTDMGWAIEPAALTRLLERIHRDYPGTPLMITENGAAYPTGPDETGDRVPDTDRVTYLDGHLRACHDAIARGVDLRGYFVWSLMDNYEWAEGYRKRFGVVYVDYHTQRRIPKDSARFYSQVIRNNGL
- a CDS encoding maleylpyruvate isomerase family mycothiol-dependent enzyme, which gives rise to MTKLHATKDFWIGALRAEGPAFRAALAEQTPGAPVPTRPEWTVTDLIGHLGGFYEWVTTHVTRGVTTAPEETRQPAGTPTGADPLTWWDERYAAALATLEGVEEDLPAWNPMPAPKKAAFWLRRAAHLTTLHRWDAQMTIGLSEPIEAKLAADGLAELLDTLLPAGRGTGPRDRFGMIHLVASDLQHEWFVRLRGEGLALLDTDTILDSDDHRARVLAAGSASDLLLALHGRIPFDTLEITGERSLLDGLRIG